One part of the Musa acuminata AAA Group cultivar baxijiao chromosome BXJ1-5, Cavendish_Baxijiao_AAA, whole genome shotgun sequence genome encodes these proteins:
- the LOC135675001 gene encoding uncharacterized protein LOC135675001, with amino-acid sequence MVRVSRVLLFKDGGGGGGNALLTVLSEILVCPLSKQPLRHCPDSRSLVSDAVGVSFPIVNGIPCLVPKDGKLLEDQIKLKVDDSCIAKGSRRERQLRIQ; translated from the exons ATGGTGAGGGTATCCCGTGTTCTCCTTTTCAAGGACGGCGGCGGAGGTGGCGGCAATGCACTCCTCACGGTGCTTTCCGAAATCTTGGTCTGCCCTCTCTCCAAGCAGCCCCTCAG GCATTGTCCAGATTCCCGGTCCCTGGTCAGCGATGCCGTCGGTGTTTCGTTTCCG ATCGTCAATGGAATCCCTTGTTTGGTGCCAAAGGACGGCAAGTTGCTGGAGGATCAAATCAAATTGAAAGTTGATGATTCATGTATTGCCAAAG GTTCCAGGCGAGAGAGACAACTGAGAATCCAGTGA
- the LOC103985291 gene encoding phytosulfokine receptor 1-like codes for MRKASSTYPYYDSILLLLFLFYMQNTGAYGSYSHSCNPNDLGALYGLSRSLVTQIHDWPLADANYTNCCSWPGVYCALFSSSPISSSSSTNSSVLSVTRVVGLDLSGKGLEGVLSTSMAVLDKLSFLNLSYNSFRGPIPPELFHLKLLKVLDLGRNRLSGKLPLGIANLTSLHHLDVSDNRFTGNIPDVFHGLQNLEVFSAKSNGFVGRLPASLSLCSMLTSLDLWNNSLGGSIDLDFGRLVRLTTLNLGYNRLQGLIPEVLFSCKALNILNLSLNKLSGQVPKKFSNLRSLSYLNLNGNSLSNISEALQVLQECHNLTVLGLAQNFQGEEMPGHGIRGFPNLRSLTVGNCGLTGSIPSWLRNCRELRGVDLSSNHLSGEIPSWFGGFDHLFRLILSNNSFYGEIPVSLTELKSLTSGVTLLQDDDSSPETPLFYWYRSKPIDAAFIYNSYTHFPPALDLSHNRLNGSIWKEFGNLKYLHLLDLSWNNFSGSIPEQLSSMVNLESVAYNHLQGVIPSGGQFSSFPCSSFEGNPGLYSNSMLFCNSTLSGANHKEDDDDYDEDKFVFFGVPFAVGLIVGFLPTLYLLMCWWDQNYEYD; via the exons ATGAGGAAGGCATCTTCAACCTATCCTTACTACGACTCTATTCTCTTACTACTATTCCTCTTCTACATGCAGAATACCGGTGCTTACGGCTCCTACAGCCATAGCTGTAACCCAAACGATCTCGGAGCATTGTATGGTTTATCACGCAGCCTCGTCACCCAAATCCACGACTGGCCGCTTGCCGATGCTAATTACACCAACTGTTGCAGTTGGCCAGGAGTCTATTGTGCTCTATTCTCTTCTTCCCCGATCTCCTCTTCGTCCTCTACCAATTCTAGCGTGCTCAGTGTCACGAGAGTCGTCGGTCTTGATTTATCCGGGAAGGGTCTTGAAGGGGTTCTATCGACGTCCATGGCTGTTTTGGACAAGCTGAGCTTCCTCAACCTCTCCTACAATTCATTCCGAGGCCCCATCCCGCCGGAGCTGTTCCACCTGAAGCTCTTGAAGGTGCTCGATCTAGGCAGAAACCGCTTGTCAGGCAAGCTGCCACTGGGTATAGCAAACCTCACAAGCCTCCACCATTTGGATGTCTCTGACAACAGATTCACCGGGAACATTCCTGACGTGTTTCACGGCCTGCAAAACCTCGAGGTTTTCTCAGCTAAATCCAATGGTTTTGTGGGTCGATTGCCCGCGTCGTTGTCCTTGTGTTCGATGCTTACGTCTCTTGATCTATGGAACAATTCTCTCGGCGGTAGCATCGACCTCGACTTCGGACGATTAGTCCGTCTTACCACGCTCAACCTTGGATACAATAGATTACAAGGGCTCATCCCGGAGGTTCTCTTTTCTTGCAAGGCATTGAACATCTTGAATTTGTCTCTCAACAAATTAAGTGGACAGGTTCCCAAGAAGTTTAGCAACCTTCGATCCCTCTCCTACCTGAATCTGAATGGAAATAGTCTCTCAAATATTTCGGAGGCACTGCAAGTTCTCCAAGAGTGCCATAACTTGACAGTGCTTGGTTTGGCCCAAAACTTCCAAGGTGAAGAAATGCCGGGGCACGGAATCCGAGGGTTTCCAAACCTACGTTCTCTCACCGTGGGAAACTGTGGTTTGACAGGTTCAATCCCCTCGTGGTTAAGAAATTGCAGAGAGCTAAGAGGTGTGGATCTATCATCTAATCATCTGAGCGGAGAGATACCGTCGTGGTTCGGAGGTTTTGATCATCTCTTTCGCTTGATCTTGTCAAACAACTCGTTCTATGGGGAGATCCCAGTCTCCTTGACAGAACTGAAGAGTTTGACTTCAGGGGTAACCCTCCTGCAGGATGACGATTCTTCCCCTGAGACGCCATTGTTTTACTGGTATAGAAGTAAGCCGATCGATGCGGCATTCATCTACAACAGTTACACGCATTTCCCACCAGCATTGGACTTGAGTCATAACAGATTGAATGGATCAATTTGGAAAGAGTTTGGGAATTTGAAGTATCTTCATCTGTTGGATTTAAGCTGGAACAACTTCTCAGGTTCTATTCCTGAGCAGCTATCAAGCATGGTCAACTTGGAGAG TGTAGCTTACAATCATTTGCAAGGAGTAATTCCAAGTGGAGGTCAGTTCTCGAGCTTCCCCTGTTCAAGTTTCGAAGGAAATCCCGGCCTCTACAGTAATTCCATGCTTTTCTGCAACTCAACTCTGAGTGGAGCAAACCACAAGGAAGACGATGATGATTACGACGAAGACAAATTCGTCTTCTTTGGAGTTCCATTTGCAGTTGGATTGATAGTCGGTTTTCTGCCCACGCTTTACCTTTTAATGTGCTGGTGGGATCAGAACTACGAGTATgattaa